The nucleotide sequence CGGGTGCTTGCACAGGCGCACGCCGCATGCTCGAGCGCCTCATCGAGTTCTCGCTGAAGCAGCGGCTGGCGGTGATTCTCTTCGCCCTCGGCTTCGCGGGCTTTGGCGTCTACGCCTTCACCCAGCTGCCCATCGAAGCGTTCCCCGACGTCACCGACACCCAGGTGCAGGTGATCACCCTCTTCTCGGGCCACGCGCCGG is from Deltaproteobacteria bacterium and encodes:
- a CDS encoding efflux RND transporter permease subunit, translated to MLERLIEFSLKQRLAVILFALGFAGFGVYAFTQLPIEAFPDVTDTQVQVITLFSGHAP